A DNA window from Bradyrhizobium sp. CCBAU 53421 contains the following coding sequences:
- a CDS encoding MFS transporter codes for MAQLDAMRTPRVELQHTAALAAVGMLLATAFGLSTLITPLYLIYQKTFGFSQITLTLIYAAYAIGNIAALLFGRASDRAGRRMTALSAIAVLILAALIFLFARGIAWLYVGRILSGLGIGLASGTGNAWLAELVGEADKGRAAIIGTSTNFLGLGVAALLSGLLAQYAPWPLQLSFIIYLLVACAVAMLIWITRETVQHPDPRQIELRPKLALPRKVQAQFVAPAITGFGLMALVGFYASLMPSILSHDLHIENRAAGGALLFELALVVALVIVATQALASRTSMLWSLALMIPASAAIVVAQVSASLWVMLAATAVVAISAGLGYRGSLQVVNQIAPADERAAVVSTYFVCCFIGNALPVIGVGVLSSLTNTTIADMAFSAVIAAFAVVALIFGLVYRR; via the coding sequence ATGGCGCAGCTTGACGCCATGCGCACCCCACGAGTGGAACTTCAGCATACGGCGGCGCTCGCCGCAGTGGGGATGCTGCTCGCCACAGCCTTCGGCCTCAGCACCCTGATCACGCCACTGTACCTGATCTACCAGAAGACTTTTGGCTTCTCGCAGATCACCCTGACCCTGATCTATGCCGCCTATGCGATCGGCAATATCGCCGCACTGCTGTTCGGCCGCGCTTCCGACCGTGCCGGCCGGCGCATGACGGCATTGTCGGCGATCGCGGTCCTGATCCTTGCCGCTTTGATCTTCCTGTTCGCCCGTGGCATCGCCTGGCTTTACGTCGGCCGGATCCTCAGCGGCCTCGGCATCGGTCTTGCCAGCGGCACCGGCAATGCATGGCTCGCCGAGCTCGTCGGTGAAGCCGACAAAGGACGCGCGGCGATCATCGGCACCAGCACCAATTTCCTTGGGCTCGGCGTCGCGGCACTGCTATCGGGCCTGCTTGCGCAATACGCACCATGGCCTTTGCAGCTATCGTTTATCATCTATCTCCTCGTCGCATGCGCCGTCGCCATGCTGATCTGGATCACCCGGGAAACCGTGCAACATCCCGATCCCCGGCAGATCGAGCTTCGGCCGAAACTGGCGTTGCCGCGCAAGGTGCAGGCGCAATTCGTGGCCCCTGCAATCACCGGATTCGGCTTGATGGCGCTGGTCGGCTTTTATGCCTCGCTGATGCCGTCGATCCTGTCGCACGACCTTCACATCGAGAATCGCGCGGCCGGCGGAGCGTTGCTGTTTGAACTCGCCCTCGTTGTCGCGCTGGTCATCGTGGCGACGCAGGCCCTCGCCAGCCGGACCTCGATGCTGTGGTCGCTTGCGCTGATGATCCCCGCGTCTGCGGCGATCGTGGTCGCGCAGGTATCCGCATCGCTGTGGGTGATGCTGGCGGCCACCGCCGTCGTGGCGATATCCGCCGGGCTTGGCTATCGCGGCAGCCTTCAGGTGGTCAACCAGATCGCGCCCGCGGACGAGCGCGCCGCGGTGGTATCGACCTATTTCGTGTGCTGCTTCATCGGCAACGCGCTTCCGGTGATTGGCGTCGGCGTGTTGTCGAGCCTCACCAACACGACCATTGCCGACATGGCATTCTCCGCTGTGATCGCGGCCTTCGCAGTAGTCGCGCTGATCTTCGGCCTGGTCTACCGGCGCTGA
- a CDS encoding CBS domain-containing protein, protein MKICDAMTPEVQLCTPDDTLRDVAEAMGTLGVGMLPVADNERLVGMITDRDIAVRGIGMGRGPESRVGDIMTAEVKYCFEDQEVEDIAQNMGAIQVRRLPVLSRDKRLVGIIALGDIAQVQANDGVGMALSQISRPTTQHAQL, encoded by the coding sequence ATGAAGATTTGCGACGCGATGACACCTGAGGTCCAGCTGTGTACCCCCGACGATACGCTGCGCGACGTCGCCGAAGCCATGGGCACGCTGGGCGTTGGTATGCTGCCTGTTGCCGACAATGAACGCCTGGTTGGCATGATCACGGATCGCGACATCGCGGTTCGCGGCATCGGGATGGGGCGTGGCCCGGAGTCGCGGGTCGGCGACATCATGACCGCAGAGGTGAAATACTGCTTCGAGGATCAGGAGGTCGAGGACATCGCTCAGAACATGGGAGCGATCCAGGTCCGCCGCCTGCCCGTACTGAGCCGGGACAAGCGCCTCGTCGGCATTATTGCGCTCGGCGATATCGCACAGGTGCAAGCGAATGACGGCGTTGGCATGGCGCTGAGCCAGATCTCACGCCCGACCACCCAGCACGCGCAGCTCTGA
- a CDS encoding DUF72 domain-containing protein, with protein sequence MARILIGTSGWHYPSWRGPFFPKELPLKRQLGYYATQFTTTELNGVFYRTPTEKAVAGWRDATNKDFVFAWKASKFITHWKRLSGNSANSLELLEDRLSLLRGKAGPILFQLPPNFTIDADRLASFLRLLKRQRRYAFEFRHSSWYEPRILKLLTARNIALCISDHHDAPAPWKRTADFVYVRGHGPGGRYRGHYKPTQLADWAKRIQGWKRQGCDVYVYFDNDQKSAAPADARRLCELLGSAVPRPPRHRNQQFCLALAPKAKEQMRCPPTR encoded by the coding sequence ATGGCACGCATCCTGATTGGCACGTCCGGCTGGCACTATCCGTCCTGGCGCGGTCCGTTCTTTCCGAAGGAACTGCCGCTCAAGCGGCAGCTCGGCTACTACGCAACCCAGTTCACGACCACGGAGCTGAATGGCGTGTTCTATCGCACGCCGACGGAAAAGGCCGTGGCTGGCTGGCGGGATGCGACCAACAAGGATTTCGTCTTCGCCTGGAAGGCGTCGAAATTCATCACGCACTGGAAGCGTCTCTCCGGCAACTCGGCGAACAGTCTCGAACTGCTCGAGGACCGTCTGTCGCTGCTGCGTGGCAAGGCCGGTCCGATCCTGTTCCAGCTCCCACCGAACTTTACGATCGACGCCGATCGTCTGGCCTCGTTCCTTAGGCTCTTGAAACGGCAGCGGCGATACGCGTTCGAATTCCGGCATTCCAGCTGGTACGAGCCGCGCATCCTGAAGCTGCTGACGGCCCGCAACATCGCGCTCTGCATTTCCGACCACCACGACGCCCCGGCCCCGTGGAAACGGACCGCCGATTTCGTCTATGTGCGCGGCCATGGTCCGGGCGGACGCTACAGGGGCCATTACAAGCCAACCCAGCTCGCCGACTGGGCAAAGCGCATCCAGGGCTGGAAGCGGCAGGGATGCGACGTCTACGTCTATTTCGACAACGATCAGAAAAGCGCGGCGCCGGCCGACGCCCGGAGGCTTTGCGAACTGCTTGGCTCCGCCGTTCCTCGACCGCCTCGCCATAGGAACCAACAATTCTGCCTTGCATTGGCTCCCAAAGCAAAGGAACAGATGCGATGCCCTCCGACACGCTGA
- a CDS encoding isochorismatase family protein encodes MDACKLIWMHMGWIRSSSLGGETDVCVLATVLAAIDIGYRVIVAEDALCSSSAQSHHALLQLYAERFSIQIEVTPTADILRVWTVQD; translated from the coding sequence ATGGACGCCTGCAAGCTCATCTGGATGCACATGGGGTGGATACGATCATCGTCTCTGGGGGGCGAGACCGACGTCTGTGTGCTCGCCACTGTGCTCGCGGCGATCGATATCGGCTACCGCGTGATCGTAGCGGAGGACGCGCTGTGCAGCTCGTCGGCTCAAAGCCATCACGCGCTGCTGCAACTTTATGCCGAACGGTTCAGCATCCAGATCGAGGTGACACCCACAGCGGACATCCTGCGCGTCTGGACAGTGCAGGACTGA
- a CDS encoding flavodoxin family protein: MPSDTLKAIALNCTLKRDKESSSTDKLLRELLDSLSQYSVSGELVRVVDLNIKPGVASDEGAGDDWPDLRRRILASDILIVGTPIWLGQPSSVAKRVLERMDAFLEETDDKNRMPSFGKVAIIAVVGNEDGAHHCHAELFQALNDVGFTIPAGGGTYWVGEAMGSTDYKDLEKPYDKTVQTTNMLAANAAHVARLLKSTSYPGVS; encoded by the coding sequence ATGCCCTCCGACACGCTGAAAGCCATCGCCCTCAATTGCACACTCAAGCGCGACAAGGAGTCCTCCTCTACCGACAAGCTACTTCGCGAACTGCTCGATTCTCTCAGTCAGTACAGCGTCTCCGGCGAACTGGTTCGCGTCGTCGACCTCAACATCAAGCCAGGCGTGGCCTCGGACGAGGGCGCGGGCGACGACTGGCCGGACCTGCGCAGAAGGATCCTGGCGTCCGACATTCTGATCGTAGGCACCCCGATCTGGCTCGGACAGCCATCCAGCGTCGCCAAGCGGGTGCTGGAGCGAATGGACGCATTCCTGGAGGAGACCGACGACAAGAACCGCATGCCATCTTTCGGCAAGGTCGCAATCATCGCCGTGGTCGGCAATGAGGACGGCGCCCATCATTGCCACGCCGAGCTATTCCAGGCGCTGAACGATGTCGGCTTCACCATTCCGGCCGGCGGCGGCACCTATTGGGTCGGCGAGGCGATGGGATCCACCGACTACAAGGATCTGGAAAAGCCTTACGACAAGACCGTGCAGACCACCAATATGCTTGCCGCCAACGCGGCGCATGTCGCACGCCTGCTGAAGTCGACCTCCTACCCCGGCGTATCCTAG
- a CDS encoding CsbD family protein — MDWNRVEGNWKQMKGKVKEQWGKLTDDDLDVIAGKQDQLEGRLQQRYGYAKDQATKEVNDWYGRQKW; from the coding sequence ATGGACTGGAATCGTGTCGAAGGCAACTGGAAGCAGATGAAGGGCAAGGTCAAGGAGCAGTGGGGCAAGCTGACCGATGACGACCTCGACGTGATCGCCGGCAAGCAGGACCAGCTCGAAGGCCGTCTGCAGCAGCGCTACGGCTATGCCAAGGACCAGGCCACGAAAGAAGTGAACGACTGGTACGGTCGCCAGAAGTGGTGA
- a CDS encoding DUF2231 domain-containing protein codes for MQDVTVVTAHSVNPASTARIGTHPIHPMLVPFPIACFVGALVTDIAYWQTAEMQWANFSAWLLFAGLIMGGLAAIAGLIDFLSNRLIRRLTYAWFHMVGNVVVMLLALFNAFVHSRDAWTSVVPTGLVLSALTVLVMLFTGWLGWAMVYFYRVGVAD; via the coding sequence ATGCAAGACGTCACAGTGGTCACCGCGCATTCGGTCAATCCGGCCTCGACGGCAAGAATAGGCACCCACCCCATCCATCCGATGCTGGTGCCGTTTCCGATCGCCTGCTTTGTCGGCGCGCTGGTGACCGACATTGCGTACTGGCAAACAGCTGAGATGCAGTGGGCCAACTTTTCGGCGTGGCTGTTGTTCGCGGGGCTGATCATGGGTGGCCTCGCCGCGATCGCCGGCCTGATCGATTTCCTGAGCAATCGGTTGATCCGCCGACTAACCTATGCCTGGTTTCACATGGTCGGCAACGTGGTCGTGATGCTGCTCGCGCTGTTCAACGCGTTCGTCCACAGCCGTGACGCCTGGACCTCGGTGGTGCCGACCGGGCTGGTGCTGTCGGCGCTGACCGTCCTCGTGATGCTGTTCACGGGCTGGCTCGGTTGGGCCATGGTTTATTTTTATCGGGTCGGAGTGGCGGACTGA
- a CDS encoding four-helix bundle copper-binding protein, which produces MAFSQEMNRCIESCLSCYKTCLATAMNHCLVSGGKHVEPAHFRLMMACAEMCRTAAHFMLINTPHHKHTCRECAEICSECAADCERLGGMDECVATCRACAESCRKMAA; this is translated from the coding sequence ATGGCATTCTCGCAGGAAATGAACCGATGCATCGAGAGCTGCTTGTCCTGTTACAAGACCTGTCTCGCCACCGCGATGAACCATTGCCTCGTTAGCGGAGGCAAGCATGTCGAGCCTGCACATTTCCGCCTGATGATGGCGTGCGCGGAGATGTGCCGGACGGCAGCTCACTTCATGCTGATCAACACGCCGCACCACAAGCATACGTGCCGCGAATGCGCCGAGATATGCAGTGAATGTGCCGCGGATTGTGAGCGCCTCGGCGGCATGGACGAATGCGTTGCCACGTGCCGGGCGTGCGCAGAATCCTGCCGGAAAATGGCGGCTTGA
- a CDS encoding DUF4142 domain-containing protein, whose protein sequence is MKRTILAIAIGCGLTMPAMAQSVGEKTGVNSVLGVAPKTEEFIKEVALSDMLEIEAAKIAQQKGNAAEKKFADQMVTDHTKTSTELKGMVTGEMKSALPTGLDDSSQKKLNVLSNTKPDDFASEYDPMQVSAHKDAVSLFERYAKGGADPKLKDWAGKTLPALQHHLAMAQDLEKNRK, encoded by the coding sequence ATGAAGCGAACTATCCTGGCAATTGCCATCGGTTGCGGGCTGACGATGCCCGCCATGGCCCAATCGGTCGGCGAGAAGACCGGTGTCAACTCTGTGCTCGGCGTCGCGCCGAAGACGGAAGAGTTCATCAAAGAAGTGGCCTTGAGCGACATGCTGGAGATCGAAGCGGCCAAGATTGCCCAGCAGAAGGGCAATGCCGCCGAGAAGAAGTTCGCCGACCAGATGGTGACGGACCATACCAAGACCAGTACCGAGCTGAAAGGGATGGTCACCGGCGAGATGAAGTCCGCGTTGCCGACCGGCCTCGACGACAGCTCGCAGAAGAAGCTCAACGTGCTGAGCAACACCAAACCGGACGATTTCGCCAGCGAATATGATCCGATGCAGGTCAGCGCCCACAAGGACGCAGTCTCGCTGTTCGAACGCTACGCCAAGGGCGGCGCCGATCCGAAGCTGAAGGATTGGGCCGGGAAGACCTTGCCGGCCCTGCAGCATCATCTCGCAATGGCGCAGGACCTGGAAAAGAACCGGAAGTAG
- a CDS encoding ferritin-like domain-containing protein, with protein sequence MPEKDLNALFLDTLKDIYYAEKQILKALPRMAKAAGSDQLRAAFEKHHDETEGQIDRLEQIFDLVGKPARGKKCDAIEGILDEGKEIMEEYADTPALDAGLLSAAQAVEHYEIARYGTLKAWAGRLNMKDAVKLIDQTLAEEKKTDEALTKLAVSAINAEAA encoded by the coding sequence ATGCCGGAGAAAGACCTCAACGCCCTCTTCCTCGATACCCTCAAGGACATCTATTACGCCGAGAAACAGATCCTCAAGGCACTGCCGCGCATGGCCAAGGCCGCCGGGTCCGACCAGTTACGCGCCGCCTTCGAGAAGCACCATGACGAGACCGAAGGACAGATCGATCGGCTAGAACAGATCTTCGACCTGGTGGGCAAGCCGGCGCGCGGCAAGAAATGCGACGCCATCGAGGGCATCCTCGACGAAGGCAAGGAGATCATGGAGGAGTATGCCGACACGCCGGCGCTCGATGCCGGTCTGCTCTCCGCGGCCCAGGCCGTTGAACACTACGAGATCGCCCGCTACGGCACCCTGAAGGCCTGGGCGGGCCGGCTCAACATGAAGGACGCCGTCAAGCTCATCGACCAGACCCTGGCCGAGGAAAAGAAGACCGACGAGGCGCTCACCAAGCTCGCCGTCAGTGCCATCAACGCCGAAGCGGCCTGA
- a CDS encoding thiamine pyrophosphate-requiring protein gives MPQTVSDFIVHRLHDWGVRHIFGYPGDGINGVFGALNRADGRIEFIQARHEEMAAFMASAYAKFSGRLGVCIATSGPGASHLTTGLYDALLDHQPVLALVGQQARNALGGQYQQELDLVSMFKDVASAYVAQASSPAQVRHLIDRAARIALARRTVTAVILPNDLQEEAYQDPPRAHGTLRSGIGYAPPRVVPLEAELDRAADILNAGKKVAMLVGAGALGATDEVIAVAERLQAGCAKALLGKAVLPDDLPWVTGSIGLLGTEPSYDLMMECDTLLMVGSAFPYSEFLPKDGSARGVQIDIDAGMLSIRFPMEVGLVGDAAETMRALLPRLKQKNPDGWRKSIEGNVREWWTTLEDRARQPAKPVNPQRVTWELSPRIPDRAIITSDSGSCANWFARDVKMRRGINASLSGGLASMGAAVPYAIAAKYAAPDRPVIALVGDGAMQMNNMAELITVAKYWRQWKDHRWIVCVFNNEDLNQVTWEQRIINADPKFEASQRIPDVSYSHFAEMIGLRGIYVDRPDLVGPAWEQALASDVPVVLEVKTDPEVPPLPPHITLEQAKNFSIALAKGDPNEVGVIRGAARQVLETILPGKE, from the coding sequence ATGCCCCAGACCGTCAGCGATTTCATCGTCCACCGCCTGCACGATTGGGGCGTCCGGCACATCTTCGGATACCCCGGCGACGGCATCAATGGCGTGTTCGGCGCGCTCAATCGAGCAGACGGCCGGATCGAGTTCATCCAGGCGCGCCACGAAGAAATGGCGGCGTTCATGGCCTCGGCCTATGCAAAATTCTCCGGACGCCTCGGCGTCTGCATTGCGACGTCTGGTCCCGGAGCCTCGCATCTCACGACCGGCCTCTATGATGCGCTGCTGGATCATCAGCCCGTCCTTGCGCTGGTCGGCCAGCAGGCGCGCAACGCGCTTGGCGGCCAATATCAGCAGGAGCTCGACCTGGTCTCGATGTTCAAGGACGTCGCCAGCGCCTATGTCGCCCAAGCCTCCTCGCCGGCGCAGGTTCGCCATCTGATCGACCGCGCAGCGCGCATCGCGCTGGCCCGGCGCACCGTGACCGCAGTCATCCTTCCGAACGATCTTCAGGAGGAGGCCTACCAGGACCCGCCGCGGGCACATGGAACGCTGCGCTCCGGCATCGGTTACGCCCCGCCCCGCGTCGTCCCGCTTGAGGCCGAGCTCGACCGCGCCGCCGATATCCTGAATGCCGGAAAGAAGGTTGCGATGCTGGTCGGCGCCGGCGCACTCGGCGCCACCGACGAGGTCATCGCGGTTGCGGAGAGGCTGCAAGCGGGTTGCGCCAAGGCGCTGCTTGGCAAGGCTGTGCTCCCCGACGATCTTCCCTGGGTCACCGGCTCGATCGGACTTTTGGGCACCGAGCCAAGCTACGACCTGATGATGGAATGCGACACGCTGCTGATGGTCGGCTCCGCCTTTCCCTACTCCGAATTCCTGCCCAAGGACGGCAGCGCCCGCGGCGTTCAGATCGACATCGATGCCGGCATGCTATCGATCCGTTTTCCGATGGAAGTCGGCCTTGTCGGCGATGCCGCCGAGACGATGCGCGCCTTGCTGCCTCGGCTGAAGCAAAAGAACCCGGACGGCTGGCGCAAGTCGATCGAGGGAAACGTCCGCGAATGGTGGACGACGCTTGAAGATCGCGCGCGGCAGCCCGCCAAGCCGGTCAATCCGCAGCGCGTCACCTGGGAGCTGTCGCCCCGGATTCCAGATCGCGCCATCATCACCAGCGACTCCGGCTCCTGCGCCAACTGGTTCGCGCGCGATGTCAAGATGCGGCGCGGGATCAACGCCTCGCTGTCGGGCGGCCTTGCCTCGATGGGAGCCGCGGTCCCCTACGCGATCGCCGCCAAATATGCCGCGCCCGACCGTCCGGTGATCGCGCTGGTCGGCGACGGCGCGATGCAGATGAATAACATGGCCGAATTGATCACGGTCGCGAAATACTGGCGACAGTGGAAAGACCACCGCTGGATCGTATGCGTATTCAACAACGAGGACCTCAATCAGGTGACCTGGGAGCAACGGATCATCAATGCCGATCCGAAGTTCGAGGCCTCCCAGCGCATCCCCGATGTCTCCTACTCTCATTTCGCCGAGATGATCGGCCTGCGCGGCATCTATGTCGATCGGCCCGATCTGGTTGGACCAGCCTGGGAGCAGGCGTTGGCGAGCGATGTGCCCGTGGTGCTGGAAGTGAAGACCGATCCGGAGGTGCCTCCGCTTCCGCCGCACATCACGCTGGAGCAGGCCAAGAACTTCTCCATTGCGCTCGCCAAGGGCGATCCCAACGAGGTTGGCGTGATCCGCGGTGCTGCTCGGCAAGTGCTGGAGACCATCCTTCCGGGCAAGGAGTGA
- a CDS encoding sorbosone dehydrogenase family protein, which produces MTLIAGACLAGCSKEAAPDPKTQIGARPDLPALEQYLMPPMHVASVVGWKQGEKPRVPDTLQINALATGLQHPRSLYVLPNGDILVVESKAPGTEPIKRPKDFIMKWVESWATSGGDTGESNRITLLRGARGDGKPEMQSVFLDHLHSPFGVALVGNDLYVANTDAIVRYPYHEGDTKITEPGQILTQLPGGPIDHHWTKSLVASPDGALLYVGVGSNSNVTENGMEAEKNRAAILEVERSTGRWRIFASGLRNPNGLTFEPQSHALWTVVNERDEIGPNLVPDYLTSVKEGGFYGWPYSYFGQNVDPRVQPQRPDLVAKATVPDYALSSHVAPLGLAFYTGDKLPSSYRGGAFIGEHGSWNRPQLNGYKVVYVPFADGHPSGPAQDVVTGFLSEDEKSRGRPVGLAIDKSGGLLIADDVGNTVWRVSASGRL; this is translated from the coding sequence ATGACGCTAATAGCGGGGGCGTGCCTTGCAGGCTGCAGTAAAGAGGCAGCGCCTGACCCGAAGACACAGATCGGCGCGCGTCCGGACCTGCCGGCGCTGGAGCAGTATCTGATGCCACCTATGCACGTGGCATCCGTAGTGGGGTGGAAGCAGGGCGAGAAGCCAAGGGTACCGGACACGTTACAGATCAATGCGCTCGCTACCGGCCTCCAGCATCCGCGTTCGCTCTATGTGCTTCCGAATGGCGACATTCTGGTCGTCGAATCCAAGGCGCCGGGGACCGAGCCGATCAAGCGGCCGAAGGACTTCATCATGAAATGGGTGGAGTCGTGGGCAACGTCCGGCGGCGATACCGGCGAAAGCAATCGCATCACGTTGCTGCGCGGCGCGAGAGGCGATGGCAAGCCGGAGATGCAGAGCGTCTTCCTCGACCACCTTCATTCGCCATTCGGCGTCGCGCTAGTCGGTAACGATCTGTACGTCGCAAATACCGATGCGATCGTCCGGTATCCGTATCACGAAGGCGATACCAAGATCACCGAGCCGGGGCAGATCCTGACACAGCTTCCGGGCGGGCCGATCGATCACCACTGGACCAAGAGCCTGGTGGCAAGCCCGGACGGCGCGTTGCTCTATGTCGGTGTCGGCTCCAACAGCAATGTCACCGAGAACGGGATGGAGGCGGAGAAGAACCGGGCGGCAATCCTCGAGGTCGAGCGTTCAACCGGCCGCTGGCGGATTTTTGCCAGCGGGCTACGCAATCCCAATGGGCTGACCTTCGAACCGCAGAGCCACGCGCTATGGACCGTCGTCAATGAACGCGACGAGATTGGTCCGAATCTCGTGCCCGACTATCTGACGTCGGTGAAGGAGGGCGGCTTCTACGGCTGGCCGTACAGCTATTTCGGTCAGAATGTCGATCCGCGGGTGCAGCCGCAACGGCCGGACCTTGTCGCGAAGGCCACCGTTCCGGACTATGCATTGAGCTCGCACGTCGCGCCGCTGGGGCTTGCCTTCTATACCGGCGACAAGTTGCCGTCGTCCTATCGGGGCGGCGCCTTCATCGGCGAGCACGGTAGCTGGAATCGACCGCAGCTCAACGGCTACAAGGTTGTGTACGTGCCGTTTGCCGACGGCCATCCGAGCGGACCGGCGCAGGATGTCGTGACCGGCTTCCTGAGCGAGGACGAGAAATCCCGCGGCCGGCCGGTGGGTTTGGCGATCGACAAGTCCGGCGGCCTGCTGATTGCCGACGATGTCGGCAACACCGTGTGGCGGGTCAGCGCTTCGGGCAGGCTCTGA
- a CDS encoding MgtC/SapB family protein: MPLHPTWTDIAIRLALTVLASAIIGFDRGARGHAAGLRTTILVGLAASLSMIQANLLLGLDGKASGSFAVMDLMRLPLGILTGVGFIGGGTILKKGDLVTGVTTAATLWLTTVIGLCLGGGQLALGCIATVIGVVTLSVLKWVDQTIPRRHRAALTVTSEADFGVIDALPKLIEPLHYSGRFQEQRHHDGIANVDYLFEISWRRPETSPPPVDLLRVVEKHFVIKSFELTTENGK; this comes from the coding sequence ATGCCGCTTCACCCCACCTGGACCGACATAGCCATCCGCCTCGCCTTGACCGTTCTGGCGAGCGCTATCATCGGCTTTGACCGCGGTGCGCGCGGGCATGCCGCCGGACTTAGGACCACAATTCTGGTCGGCCTGGCCGCCTCGCTGTCGATGATCCAGGCCAATCTCCTGCTTGGCCTTGATGGAAAGGCCTCGGGCTCATTCGCGGTCATGGACTTGATGCGGCTCCCGCTCGGCATTTTAACGGGCGTCGGCTTCATCGGCGGCGGCACGATCCTCAAGAAAGGTGATCTTGTCACCGGCGTGACGACGGCGGCGACACTCTGGCTGACAACGGTGATCGGCCTTTGCCTCGGCGGCGGTCAGCTTGCGCTGGGCTGCATCGCGACCGTCATTGGGGTCGTCACCCTCTCGGTCCTCAAGTGGGTCGACCAGACGATCCCGCGGCGCCACCGCGCGGCCCTGACCGTGACCTCTGAAGCCGATTTTGGCGTGATCGATGCGCTCCCAAAACTGATCGAGCCGCTGCACTACAGCGGCCGATTTCAGGAGCAGCGACACCATGACGGCATCGCTAACGTCGACTATCTTTTTGAGATCTCGTGGCGGCGGCCCGAAACGTCCCCTCCGCCGGTCGACCTTCTGCGAGTGGTCGAGAAACATTTCGTCATCAAGTCTTTCGAGCTGACCACCGAGAATGGCAAGTAG